From the Caldisalinibacter kiritimatiensis genome, the window TTCTTTATCAAGATTTACTAATCTATCTTGAATTTCAATAACTTCTTTATCTAGTCTATTAGTATCTTTTTCTAACATAATGATTTTTTCATTATTTAACCTTAAATTACTCTCTATTTTTTCTATATTATTTTGTGTGTTATACTTCAAGTTTTGAATATCTTCAATATTTTCGTCCATTTTTTCTATTTCTTTTTTTACTTCATTATATTTTTTCTCTAATTCATCTCTAGTATCCTCATAATTACTTAACTTTTCTGTTACACTTTTCTTTTTTTCATCTAATTCAGAAATCTGGTTTCTAAGTCTTTCAATCTCTCTAGCAAATAGATTTACTTCCACCTCTTTAAGTTTTTCTTTTAATTCTAAATATTTTTCTGCTTTATCTGATTGTTGTTTAAGCGGGTCAATTTGAGAATCTAATTCACTAATAATATCATTTATCCTAACTAAATTTTCCTTTGTTTTTTCTAACTTCTTCTCCGCTTCACCTTTCCTAGTTTTATATTTAACTATTCCTGCAGCTTCTTCAAAAATATTTCTTCTATCTTCTGATTTTGTACTTAATATCTCATCAATTCTACCTTGTCCAATAATAGAATAACCATCTTTTCCAACACCAGTATCCATAAATAGTTCTCTAATATCCTTTA encodes:
- a CDS encoding chromosome segregation SMC family protein is translated as MYLKRLEVQGFKSFADKTEIDFEKGVTAVVGPNGSGKSNISDAIRWVLGEQSVKTLRGSKMQDVIFAGTAKRKPLGFAEVTLVLDNKDGKLPVDYSEVSVTRRMFRSGESEYYINKTSCRLKDIRELFMDTGVGKDGYSIIGQGRIDEILSTKSEDRRNIFEEAAGIVKYKTRKGEAEKKLEKTKENLVRINDIISELDSQIDPLKQQSDKAEKYLELKEKLKEVEVNLFAREIERLRNQISELDEKKKSVTEKLSNYEDTRDELEKKYNEVKKEIEKMDENIEDIQNLKYNTQNNIEKIESNLRLNNEKIIMLEKDTNRLDKEVIEIQDRLVNLDKE